Proteins encoded together in one Cicer arietinum cultivar CDC Frontier isolate Library 1 chromosome 4, Cicar.CDCFrontier_v2.0, whole genome shotgun sequence window:
- the LOC101496864 gene encoding uncharacterized protein yields the protein MACFAAAELASSFFGTASRNPKHFTLLCTNNTRIITTPRTKTHFQPLNSSSFSRIFRNSSINKLSRRFSVSSSTSSPPQTDSSDEVSTVIPPDNRIPATIITGFLGSGKTTLLNHILTAEHGKRIAVIENEFGEIDIDGSLVAAKTAGAEDIMLLNNGCLCCTVRGDLVRMISELVTSKKGKFDHIVIETTGLANPAPIIQTFYAEDNIFNEVKLDGVVTLVDAKHAGLHLDEVKPKGVVNEAVEQIAYADRIIVNKTDLVGESDIASLVQRIRKINSLANLKRTEYGKVNLDYVLGIGGFDLERIESAVNDEGSKEEDHAHSHDHDHEHEHHHHDHHHHHHDDSHDHKHDHHSHDHSHDPGVSSVSIVCEGNLDLEKANMWLGTLLMERSEDIYRMKGLLSVQGMDERFVFQGVHDIFQGSPERLWGPDEPRTNKIVFIGKNLEAEELEKGFKACLL from the exons ATGGCGTGTTTCGCGGCTGCTGAGCTGGCATCCAGTTTCTTCGGTACTGCTTCTCGCAATCCAAAACACTTCACTCTTCTTTGCACCAACAACACAAGAATAATAACAACACCAAGAACTAAAACTCATTTTCAACCGTTAAACTCATCTTCATTTTCTAGAATATTCCGCAACTCTAGCATTAACAAACTCTCTCGCCGTTTCTCCGTCTCTTCATCCACGTCATCCCCGCCTCAAACCGATAGCTCCGACGAAGTCTCCACTGTTATTCCACCTGATAACCGCATCCCTGCCACTATCATCACCGGTTTTCTCGGTTCCGGCAAG ACAACGCTGTTAAACCATATTCTGACAGCAGAGCATGGAAAGCGAATTGCGGTTATTGAGAATGAG TTCGgtgaaattgatattgatggTTCTTTGGTTGCGGCGAAAACGGCCGGCGCTGAAGATATTATGTTGTTGAACAATGGCTGCCTTTGTTGTACCGTGAGGGGTGATCTTGTTAGAATGATTTCTGAATTAGTCACTTCCAAGAAAGGGAAATTTGACCATATTGTTATAGAGACTACTG GTTTGGCGAATCCAGCACCGATAATTCAGACCTTTTATGCAGaggataatatttttaatgaagtCAAGCTGGATGGTGTTGTCACTTTGGTTGATGCCAAACATGCTGGTTTACATCTTGACGAGGTTAAGCCAAAAGGGGTTGTCAATGAGGCGGTAGAACAAATTGCATATGCTGATCGAATCATTGTAAACAAG ACTGACCTTGTTGGTGAATCGGACATCGCTTCTTTGGTCCAGCGCATTAGG AAAATAAACAGCTTGGCCAATTTAAAGCGGACAGAGTATGGAAAGGTGAACTTGGATTACGTTCTTGGCATTGGGGGCTTTGATTTGGAGAG GATTGAGAGCGCTGTTAATGATGAAGGATCAAAAGAAGAAGATCATGCCCATAGCCACGACCACGACCACGAACACGAACATCATCACCATGATCATCACCACCATCACCATGATGATTCACATGACCACAAGCATG ATCACCACTCTCATGATCATAGTCATGACCCTGGTGTTTCGTCTGTGAGCATTGTTTGTGAAGGAAACTTAGACCTTGAGAAG GCTAACATGTGGCTTGGTACCTTATTGATGGAACGTAGTGAAGATATTTATAGGATGAAAGGTCTTCTATCTGTTCAAGGAATGGATGAGAGATTTGTCTTTCAG GGAGTTCATGACATATTTCAAGGTTCACCGGAAAGGTTGTGGGGGCCAGATGAACCAAGGACAaacaaaattgttttcataGGAAAAAACTTGGAAGCTGAGGAATTGGAAAAGGGGTTCAAGGCCTGTTTACTgtga
- the LOC101506518 gene encoding LOW QUALITY PROTEIN: dirigent protein 9 (The sequence of the model RefSeq protein was modified relative to this genomic sequence to represent the inferred CDS: inserted 2 bases in 1 codon; deleted 1 base in 1 codon; substituted 2 bases at 2 genomic stop codons), translating to MQQRRVKRKNKVCAALRMWCYNEEANVDPLVPEVEAPQSHQSLVTKEPSLSFFMHDFLGGSHPLARIVTGIVANSDVTGLSFSKHNNSIFPITGVIPLVNPKLNGIITNNNLPFVAGLAGLGNGQSSSTIFQNXGTNNIVTGGDNQPFVLEGNLPVVFTVQKLMFXSVTGIDDQLTEGHELDSNVVGXAQGFDMASSLDGTSQSVVMRVLLHGDDDLDSVEDSISLFGVHRTPSPKSEVIVIGGSGKCENAWGICFETLLKEDQATTYGVDTILNFNIYLNH from the exons ATGCAACAAAGaagagtaaaaagaaaaaataaggtATGTGCAGCATTGAGAATGTGGTGCTATAATGAAGAAGCAAATGTTGACCCACTTGTACCAGAAGTTGAAGCCCCTCAGTCTCACCAGTCACTAGTGACGAAGGAACCATCACTATCATTCTTCATGCATGACTTCCTTGGTGGGTCACACCCATTAGCAAGAATTGTAACAGGAATAGTAGCAAACAGTGATGTAACAGGCTTATCATTCTCCAAGCACAACAACAGCATCTTCCCAATCACAGGTGTAATCCCTTTAGTCAATCCCAAACTAAATGGCATCATCACAAACAACAACTTACCATTCGTTGCAGGCCTCGCAGGCCTCGGTAACGGTCAGTCATCCTCCACCATATTCCAAAATTGAGGTACCAACAACATTGTCACGGGTGGTGACAACCAGCCTTTTGTTTTAGAAGGGAACCTTCCAGTAGTGTTTACAGTTCAAAAGCTGATGTTTTGATCTGTGACGGGGATTGATGACCAGTTGACTGAAGGGCACGAGTTGGATTCAAATGTGGTGGG AGCACAAGGGTTTGACATGGCTAGCTCGTTGGATGGTACTAGCCAGAGCGTTGTGATGAGAGTGTTGCTGCATGGCGATGATGATCTCGATAGCGTGGAAGACAGTATAAGCTTGTTCGGTGTTCATAGGACACCATCACCAAAATCTGAGGTTATAGTGATTGGTGGGAGTGGTAAGTGTGAGAATGCATGGGGGATATGCTTTGAGACACTGCTGAAGGAG GACCAGGCCACCACATATGGAGTCGACACCATCCTCAATTTTAATATCTACCTTAATCACTAA
- the LOC101497191 gene encoding dirigent protein 25-like, whose protein sequence is MANIPSLLAIVMLLFVMTTINKSSSARTLSNIPTPNHYHGHPRITFLMRHILNGTQTNNSEKPVTTKVTSQLPFPKPLGIFPPSKGIPIPQSTQTMPSATSSSSTQTLDLSSIGFSFPTRAALQELEFGSLTSIDEELVLESDGDELRKIGKGQGVYVASSEGGNSYMVAMTASFLKGEYEDGLRIFGVHRCDVFESHVAVIGGTGKYYGANGYAVVKVVDKIGSSTIEGKVTSSKFLLFDVYFS, encoded by the coding sequence ATGGCCAATATCCCTTCCCTTCTAGCAATTGTCATGTTACTTTTTGTTATGACTACCATAAACAAATCTTCCTCAGCTAGAACTCTTAGCAATATTCCAACCCCTAATCACTACCATGGCCATCCTAgaataacatttttaatgaGACATATCCTCAATGGTACACAAACTAATAATTCTGAGAAACCTGTCACTACTAAGGTAACTAGTCAATTACCATTTCCAAAGCCTCTAGGAATTTTTCCTCCTAGTAAAGGGATTCCAATACCACAATCAACTCAAACAATGCCATCCGCAACATCATCGTCTTCAACTCAAACACTTGATCTTTCTAGCATAGGTTTCTCTTTTCCTACTAGAGCAGCACTTCAAGAACTGGAATTTGGATCATTAACATCAATAGATGAGGAACTAGTACTTGAAAGTGATGGAGATGAACTAAGGAAAATTGGAAAAGGACAAGGGGTGTATGTAGCTAGCTCAGAGGGTGGAAATAGCTATATGGTTGCTATGACGGCGAGTTTTTTGAAGGGCGAGTATGAAGACGGACTTAGAATTTTTGGTGTGCATAGGTGTGATGTTTTTGAGTCACATGTTGCTGTTATTGGAGGCACTGGAAAGTACTATGGCGCCAATGGTTATGCTGTTGTGAAAGTTGTGGACAAAATAGGGTCTAGTACAATAGAAGGAAAAGTTACAAGTTCTAAATTTCTTCTGTTTGATGTGTATTTTAGTTAG